In Sphingomonas sp. Leaf357, a single genomic region encodes these proteins:
- a CDS encoding TonB-dependent receptor domain-containing protein, which translates to MQSETRRLLLGAALAALSAGSVQAQTVPPTQAPASADPVTAEADPAATAAAADQAAADEIVVTGSRIRGVAPVGSSVIAVGRADFKATSAVSTADLFKDVPQAINIGVNETNRGAQGGAGNITYVNSVNLRGIGPSATLTLLNGHRLPGSGTGGNLSDTSIVPLLALQRVEVVADGASAIYGSDAVAGVVNLILRRDLDGVEMNARNGVADNYTTRQYGIAVGKKWATGQLMLTYEHSYHSALNGLDRSYIRSDQRGFGGPDFRVATCNPGTITAGGVTYAIPAGGVTPGTAGALVPGTINRCDIGAFTDVIPKISKDGVVATFSQDITSGIRIIGDAFWYKRSFVRNVAATAQSLTVPSSNAFYVRPPGTNPASESVNYFFGQELGNTLAFDGGSETYQGTIGVQVDLPHGWKAEVNGSFGHNKDSAYNYGVNAAALTSALASSNPLTAFNPYGGGNSAAVSSAIGNFVSLAAIGRTKQTQIQAKLDGSLFALPGGDVRLAVGAEYNRVRVANGSFTGPIGSLTGTVFNLGRSFKSAYGEVLIPLFGNDNAVGGIRKLDIDIAGRYDSYSDVGDTWNPKIGVNYSPVDGLMLRGSYGTSFRAPNLGSLVSSNPSLTVQNFPDPLSATGFTQGYAWTEGNLDLKPETATTWSLGADLTPRALPGFSLTLSYFNVKYEGQISSLLGDLSVLQRSALFSSFIIRNPTAAFVESLTSRLPIRGVALANPAVIVDARPANLGITQTDGIDFSARYRFDTERAGTFQIGANGIYYTTYKVAQTATAPVLERLGFINYPVKYRVRGNLGWSKDGFAVNTFANYVPSYRNDTITPVQRIKSWTTIDLDLSYTIKNTNFPGLDTATFNVNATNLFDRDPPYDALAPSANQSGGFDVQNANPLGRLITVGVTLKF; encoded by the coding sequence ATGCAATCCGAAACACGTCGCCTGTTGCTGGGGGCGGCGCTCGCCGCGTTGAGCGCGGGCAGCGTGCAGGCGCAGACCGTTCCGCCGACTCAGGCGCCAGCGTCCGCCGATCCCGTCACCGCCGAGGCCGATCCCGCCGCGACGGCGGCGGCCGCCGATCAGGCCGCGGCCGACGAGATCGTCGTCACCGGCAGCCGCATTCGCGGCGTCGCCCCGGTCGGGTCGAGCGTGATCGCGGTCGGCCGTGCCGACTTCAAGGCGACCTCGGCGGTCTCCACCGCCGATTTGTTCAAGGATGTGCCGCAGGCGATCAATATCGGCGTCAACGAAACCAATCGCGGCGCACAAGGCGGTGCGGGCAACATCACCTATGTCAATTCTGTCAATCTGCGCGGCATCGGGCCGAGCGCGACGCTGACCCTGCTCAACGGGCATCGCCTGCCCGGCAGCGGCACCGGCGGCAATCTTTCCGATACCTCGATCGTGCCGTTGCTCGCGCTGCAGCGGGTCGAGGTCGTGGCCGATGGCGCATCCGCGATCTACGGGTCGGATGCGGTCGCGGGCGTCGTCAACCTGATCCTGCGGCGCGATCTGGACGGAGTGGAGATGAACGCCCGCAACGGCGTGGCTGACAACTACACCACCCGGCAATACGGCATCGCGGTCGGCAAGAAATGGGCGACCGGCCAGTTGATGCTCACCTACGAACACAGCTACCATTCGGCGCTGAACGGCCTCGACCGCAGCTACATCCGGTCCGACCAGCGCGGCTTCGGCGGTCCGGATTTCCGCGTCGCCACTTGCAATCCCGGCACGATCACCGCCGGCGGCGTCACCTATGCGATTCCGGCGGGCGGCGTCACGCCGGGTACGGCCGGCGCGCTGGTGCCGGGCACGATCAACCGCTGCGACATCGGCGCGTTCACCGACGTGATTCCGAAGATCAGCAAGGACGGCGTCGTCGCCACCTTCTCGCAGGATATCACCTCCGGCATCCGGATCATCGGCGACGCCTTCTGGTACAAGCGCAGCTTCGTGCGCAACGTCGCCGCCACGGCCCAGTCGCTGACCGTGCCGAGCAGCAACGCCTTCTACGTTCGCCCGCCCGGCACAAACCCGGCGAGCGAGAGCGTGAACTACTTCTTCGGCCAGGAACTGGGCAATACGCTGGCCTTCGACGGCGGCTCCGAAACGTATCAGGGCACGATCGGCGTTCAGGTCGATCTGCCGCACGGCTGGAAGGCGGAGGTCAACGGATCGTTCGGCCACAACAAGGATTCGGCCTACAATTACGGCGTGAACGCCGCAGCGCTCACCTCGGCCTTGGCCAGCAGCAACCCCTTGACCGCGTTCAACCCGTATGGCGGCGGAAACTCCGCCGCTGTCTCCAGCGCGATCGGCAATTTCGTCTCGCTCGCCGCGATCGGCCGGACCAAGCAGACGCAGATCCAGGCGAAGCTGGACGGATCGCTGTTCGCCCTGCCCGGCGGCGACGTCCGGCTCGCGGTGGGCGCGGAATACAATCGGGTCCGCGTCGCCAACGGCAGTTTCACCGGGCCGATCGGATCGTTGACCGGGACGGTTTTCAACCTCGGCCGCTCGTTCAAATCGGCCTATGGCGAGGTGTTGATCCCGCTGTTCGGCAACGACAATGCGGTGGGCGGCATCCGCAAACTCGATATCGATATCGCCGGCCGCTACGACAGTTACAGCGATGTCGGCGACACGTGGAATCCGAAGATCGGCGTGAACTATTCGCCGGTCGACGGGCTGATGCTGCGCGGCAGTTACGGCACGTCGTTCCGCGCGCCGAACCTCGGGTCTCTGGTGTCGAGCAACCCGTCGCTCACGGTGCAGAATTTCCCCGATCCGCTGTCCGCCACCGGGTTCACGCAGGGCTATGCCTGGACCGAGGGCAATCTCGACCTTAAGCCGGAAACGGCGACAACCTGGTCGCTGGGGGCGGATCTCACACCGCGCGCGCTGCCGGGCTTCTCGCTGACGCTCAGCTATTTCAACGTAAAGTATGAGGGGCAGATCTCGTCGCTGCTCGGCGACCTGTCGGTGTTGCAGCGCTCGGCGCTGTTCAGCAGCTTCATCATTCGCAATCCGACCGCCGCGTTCGTCGAATCGCTGACGTCGCGATTGCCGATCCGCGGCGTCGCGCTCGCCAACCCCGCCGTGATCGTCGATGCGCGACCGGCCAATCTGGGCATCACCCAGACCGACGGTATCGATTTCTCGGCCCGGTACCGGTTCGATACGGAGCGGGCCGGCACGTTCCAGATCGGCGCGAACGGAATCTACTACACGACCTACAAGGTCGCGCAGACCGCCACCGCGCCGGTGCTGGAGCGGCTCGGCTTCATCAACTATCCGGTCAAATACCGCGTCCGCGGCAATCTCGGCTGGTCGAAGGACGGCTTTGCGGTCAACACGTTCGCCAATTACGTGCCGTCCTACCGCAACGACACGATCACGCCGGTGCAGAGGATCAAGAGCTGGACCACGATCGACCTGGACCTGTCCTACACGATCAAGAACACCAACTTCCCCGGCCTGGACACGGCCACGTTCAACGTGAATGCGACCAACCTGTTCGATCGCGATCCGCCTTATGACGCGCTCGCGCCCAGCGCGAACCAGAGCGGCGGGTTCGACGTGCAGAACGCAAACCCGCTCGGGCGGCTGATCACGGTGGGTGTCACGCTGAAGTTCTGA
- a CDS encoding CocE/NonD family hydrolase translates to MKRLYFATIVLLAVPSMAEAGPKRSSPGVYEGYGTERYQGVVRTTELVPVRDGVRLAVSVYRPAVNGMAVTDPLPVLFSFTPYLARRIDAAGKAVDTLATPNPRNRPFVEMARYGYVVAVADVRGKGSSFGVRSGYADQHEGEDGRDLVEWLAAQPWANARVGMFGCSYVGGTQWATARNVPPHLRAIFPQAAQFDSYRNVRRGGISGQFNTRPQSVDEDLPTAPVDADRDGTFKQAALAQHAANGQMSDLVAELAYRDDRTKAGDIQYWPLSSPYPKIAEMRAAGISVYAWGNWMDEPADQAMIAYRNMAGGRGLTKLIMGPGGHCDVDTIDSFAEHLRYFDHVLKGVDNGIDREPPIWFKTIGLPADGAWRFARRLPLAEDPPRRLYLSPGGMLVADRPRRATKDRYAVTYRVGCAPPAWSVPRPTATDLAVKPVPGALPQPGLWACVDPAAAKPYVTAPMTADMWLSGFSVVRLALASSTPEAYLFGYLEDVAPDGTSILVAHGRLLASQRKEGAPPYDNFGLPWHTGLRADARPMVPGKTADLAFDLSPTSRIIAAGHRLRLSFTGADQRQRNLAELRTDPAPVWDITTGGASASSVELTLLPVDRLPKKDPAS, encoded by the coding sequence ATGAAGCGGCTGTATTTCGCGACGATCGTGCTGCTGGCCGTGCCGAGCATGGCGGAGGCCGGCCCGAAACGCTCGTCTCCCGGCGTGTACGAAGGCTATGGCACGGAACGGTATCAGGGCGTCGTGCGCACGACCGAGCTGGTGCCGGTGCGCGACGGCGTGCGGCTGGCGGTCAGCGTCTATCGGCCGGCGGTGAACGGCATGGCGGTGACCGATCCGCTGCCGGTCCTGTTCAGTTTCACGCCCTACCTCGCCCGGCGCATCGATGCGGCGGGCAAGGCGGTCGACACGCTGGCGACGCCCAATCCGCGTAACCGGCCGTTCGTGGAGATGGCGCGCTACGGCTATGTCGTCGCGGTCGCCGACGTCCGCGGCAAGGGATCCTCGTTCGGGGTCCGTTCGGGCTATGCCGACCAGCATGAGGGTGAGGACGGGCGCGATCTGGTCGAATGGCTCGCCGCGCAGCCCTGGGCCAATGCCAGGGTCGGCATGTTCGGATGCTCCTATGTCGGGGGCACGCAATGGGCCACCGCGCGCAACGTGCCTCCGCATCTGCGCGCGATCTTCCCGCAGGCGGCGCAGTTCGACAGCTATCGCAACGTCCGGCGCGGTGGCATTTCCGGCCAGTTCAACACCCGGCCGCAAAGCGTGGACGAGGACCTGCCGACCGCACCCGTCGATGCCGATCGCGACGGGACGTTTAAACAGGCGGCGCTCGCCCAGCATGCGGCGAACGGGCAGATGTCGGATCTGGTCGCCGAGCTCGCCTATCGAGACGATCGGACCAAAGCCGGGGATATCCAATACTGGCCGCTCTCCTCGCCCTATCCCAAGATCGCGGAGATGCGGGCGGCGGGCATCTCGGTCTATGCCTGGGGCAATTGGATGGACGAGCCCGCCGACCAGGCGATGATCGCCTATCGGAACATGGCCGGCGGGCGCGGTCTGACCAAGCTCATCATGGGGCCGGGCGGGCATTGCGACGTCGATACGATCGACAGTTTCGCCGAACATCTGCGCTACTTCGATCATGTGCTGAAGGGGGTCGACAACGGCATCGATCGCGAGCCGCCGATCTGGTTCAAGACGATCGGGCTGCCGGCGGACGGCGCATGGCGTTTCGCGCGCCGCCTGCCGCTGGCGGAGGATCCGCCGCGCCGGCTCTATCTCTCGCCGGGCGGTATGCTGGTCGCCGATCGGCCGCGCCGGGCGACGAAGGATCGCTACGCCGTGACCTACCGGGTCGGCTGCGCCCCGCCGGCGTGGAGCGTGCCCCGGCCGACCGCGACCGACCTCGCGGTGAAGCCGGTGCCCGGCGCCCTGCCGCAGCCGGGCCTGTGGGCCTGTGTCGATCCCGCCGCCGCGAAACCCTATGTCACCGCGCCGATGACGGCGGACATGTGGCTGTCGGGTTTTTCCGTCGTGCGCCTGGCGCTCGCCAGCTCGACCCCCGAGGCCTATCTCTTCGGATATCTCGAGGATGTCGCGCCGGACGGCACGTCGATCCTGGTCGCGCATGGCCGGCTGCTCGCGTCGCAGCGCAAGGAAGGTGCGCCGCCCTACGACAATTTCGGCTTGCCCTGGCACACCGGCCTGCGCGCCGATGCCCGGCCGATGGTGCCGGGCAAGACCGCCGATCTGGCGTTCGACCTGAGCCCGACCTCGCGCATCATCGCCGCCGGGCATCGCCTGCGTCTCTCCTTCACCGGCGCCGACCAGCGGCAGCGCAATCTGGCGGAGCTCAGGACCGATCCGGCACCCGTCTGGGATATCACGACTGGCGGAGCCTCGGCCTCGTCGGTCGAACTGACGTTGCTGCCGGTCGATCGTCTGCCGAAAAAGGATCCTGCGTCATGA
- a CDS encoding alpha/beta hydrolase domain-containing protein, whose protein sequence is MMPNTNRRQALALGVAAGAGALLPGIARAATRAMPRLRALPEAGKYGVLVWDVGGLGYVAEEYVMSGQADVLQSVSMADAVDMSKRDGAADFANRDFTRKVVSANQPYATRVLVYRPADWKAFSGNVVIEVLHPGGGGRSIVWGHSHEMLARRGDAYIGVQPPLTLPGLLQVAPKRYEGVTSVHPTQLWDAVIDAATLSRAPGGLLPGGRVRRQVLTGYSYTGVVCANFANFHHDRARSANGRPLIDGYLPMACATFVQPLDVPVMRLNTQSEFNGTGGIAARTPDRDDMAGRARHYELAGASHVTIERPLTRAKPPTITVPEAAGLPKFSPAACYAGFPAGSSQNDYPVHLVVDAMLANMFDWIEKGVAPPRAPLIATDAAGATLLDPDGNAIGGLRLPPVSVPAAAYGVGTGQCRNFGYTSPFTEQRKRALHGDHAAYVAKVRSAAERLVAERWLLPEAVAVLAASAQASKSF, encoded by the coding sequence ATGATGCCGAACACCAACCGTCGCCAGGCGCTGGCTCTCGGGGTCGCCGCCGGGGCCGGTGCCTTGCTGCCCGGCATCGCCCGCGCGGCGACGCGGGCGATGCCCAGGTTGCGCGCTTTGCCCGAGGCCGGAAAATACGGCGTGCTGGTTTGGGACGTCGGCGGCCTCGGCTATGTCGCCGAGGAATATGTGATGTCGGGGCAGGCCGACGTGCTGCAATCGGTATCGATGGCGGATGCGGTCGACATGTCGAAGCGCGACGGCGCGGCGGATTTCGCCAATCGCGATTTCACCCGCAAGGTGGTGAGCGCCAACCAGCCTTATGCGACCCGTGTCCTCGTCTATCGCCCGGCGGACTGGAAGGCGTTCAGCGGCAACGTGGTGATCGAGGTGCTGCACCCCGGCGGCGGCGGGCGGAGCATCGTCTGGGGCCATAGCCACGAAATGCTCGCCCGGCGCGGCGACGCCTATATCGGCGTGCAGCCACCGCTCACGCTGCCCGGCCTCCTGCAGGTCGCGCCGAAACGTTACGAAGGCGTAACGTCCGTTCATCCGACGCAATTGTGGGATGCGGTCATCGATGCCGCCACGCTGTCGCGCGCGCCCGGCGGGCTGCTGCCCGGCGGCCGCGTCCGCCGCCAGGTGCTCACCGGCTATTCCTATACCGGCGTCGTCTGCGCCAACTTTGCCAACTTCCACCACGACCGCGCCCGATCCGCAAACGGCCGCCCGTTGATCGACGGGTACCTGCCGATGGCCTGCGCCACCTTCGTGCAGCCGCTCGACGTGCCGGTGATGCGACTCAATACGCAGAGCGAGTTCAACGGTACCGGCGGCATCGCCGCCCGCACCCCGGATCGTGACGATATGGCCGGGCGCGCGCGGCATTACGAACTCGCCGGTGCCTCGCACGTGACGATCGAGCGTCCACTGACCCGTGCCAAGCCGCCGACGATCACCGTGCCCGAGGCGGCGGGCTTGCCCAAATTCTCGCCTGCGGCCTGCTATGCCGGGTTTCCGGCCGGATCGTCGCAAAACGATTATCCGGTGCATCTGGTGGTGGATGCGATGCTCGCTAACATGTTCGACTGGATCGAAAAGGGCGTGGCTCCGCCCCGTGCGCCGCTGATCGCCACCGATGCCGCCGGCGCGACATTGCTCGATCCCGACGGCAACGCGATCGGCGGCCTGCGGCTGCCGCCGGTTTCCGTGCCGGCCGCCGCCTACGGCGTCGGCACCGGGCAATGCCGCAATTTCGGCTATACCTCGCCCTTCACCGAACAACGCAAACGCGCCTTGCACGGCGATCATGCCGCCTATGTCGCCAAGGTCCGGAGCGCCGCCGAACGGCTGGTCGCCGAACGCTGGCTGTTGCCCGAGGCGGTCGCGGTATTGGCGGCATCCGCACAGGCGAGCAAAAGCTTCTGA
- a CDS encoding TRAP transporter small permease subunit has translation MARIAVEPLADLVDDPRPLEEPRSLLGRIVFVTGSVALLVAMSSDAIAVAGRHIGIPLLGSIEVVQAAASVTGASAIVGATLVGAHASIHIVTDRVAPPMRRLLSISANTLAALFFAILTLGCGWVAWDLHAGQEQSELLALPILPLRIFATAAFGAAAAIFLVRLAGAIRGRA, from the coding sequence ATGGCACGCATCGCCGTCGAACCCCTCGCCGATCTCGTGGACGATCCCCGCCCGCTGGAGGAGCCGCGATCCCTGCTTGGCAGGATCGTGTTCGTCACCGGTTCGGTCGCCTTGCTCGTGGCGATGTCGAGCGACGCGATCGCCGTTGCAGGACGGCACATCGGCATACCGCTCCTCGGATCGATCGAGGTGGTTCAGGCGGCGGCGAGCGTCACGGGGGCGTCGGCGATCGTCGGTGCGACCCTGGTCGGGGCGCATGCGTCGATCCATATCGTCACCGATCGGGTGGCACCGCCGATGCGTCGGCTGCTGTCGATCTCCGCCAACACGCTGGCGGCCCTCTTCTTCGCGATCCTGACCCTCGGCTGTGGCTGGGTGGCGTGGGATCTGCACGCCGGGCAGGAACAGTCGGAATTGCTCGCGCTCCCGATCCTGCCGCTCCGCATCTTCGCCACCGCGGCGTTCGGTGCGGCCGCCGCGATCTTCCTGGTGCGGCTCGCGGGTGCGATCCGGGGTCGCGCATGA
- a CDS encoding TRAP transporter large permease → MSPESIGIVAIVALLALLATGIPIAAALGLVGVLGLAAIASPEAGVIKAGVVAWETISRYELGVLPLFLLMAHLCFAAGASRDFFDAAARLFGHRRGGLAIASIAGCGGFGAISGSSLATAATVGLVALPEMRKRNYAPSLSTGAIAAGGTLGALVPPSGMLIVYGIIAEQPISKLFTGALIPVATQALFYIATIVILCRLDPALGPVTPKASWGERWAAIRRVADVSLLIVIVIGGLSVGWFTPTEAASVGSVLALLLCLKRGRLSRANLTHALRETLRTSGLIYAIIIGAVIFSVFLGATGIARHLTDLVIATNLGATGAAILIVIVLLLLGSLLDGMALMLLTVPIFLPMMAGLGLSPIWFGIFVVRTIELGLVHPPLGMSVYIIQGIAKDVPLGTIFRGVMPFLLSDFLHIALLIAVPATVMWLPGMLAR, encoded by the coding sequence ATGAGCCCCGAATCGATCGGCATCGTCGCGATCGTCGCGTTGCTGGCCCTGCTGGCGACCGGCATTCCAATCGCCGCCGCGCTCGGTCTGGTCGGCGTGCTGGGCCTGGCGGCGATCGCCTCGCCCGAGGCCGGCGTGATCAAGGCCGGCGTCGTCGCCTGGGAAACGATCTCGCGCTACGAACTGGGCGTCCTGCCGCTGTTCCTGCTGATGGCGCATCTGTGTTTCGCGGCCGGGGCCAGCCGCGACTTCTTCGACGCCGCCGCCCGGCTGTTCGGGCATCGGCGCGGCGGGCTGGCGATCGCGTCGATCGCGGGCTGCGGTGGTTTCGGCGCGATCAGCGGATCCAGTCTGGCGACGGCGGCGACGGTGGGGCTGGTGGCGTTGCCCGAGATGCGCAAACGCAATTACGCCCCGTCGCTGTCGACCGGAGCGATCGCGGCCGGAGGAACGCTTGGCGCGCTCGTCCCGCCCAGCGGCATGCTCATCGTCTATGGCATCATCGCCGAGCAGCCGATCAGCAAATTGTTCACCGGCGCGCTGATCCCGGTCGCAACCCAGGCTTTGTTCTACATCGCCACGATCGTCATCCTGTGCCGGCTCGATCCGGCGCTGGGGCCGGTGACGCCCAAGGCGAGCTGGGGCGAGCGTTGGGCGGCGATCCGCCGCGTCGCCGATGTGTCCCTGCTGATCGTGATCGTCATCGGCGGGCTTTCGGTCGGCTGGTTCACGCCGACCGAAGCGGCCTCGGTCGGATCGGTCTTGGCGCTATTGCTCTGCCTGAAACGCGGGCGGCTGAGCCGGGCGAACCTGACCCACGCGTTGCGCGAAACGCTCAGGACGTCCGGACTGATCTACGCGATCATCATCGGCGCGGTCATCTTCAGCGTGTTCCTCGGCGCGACCGGCATCGCGCGGCATCTGACCGACCTCGTCATCGCGACGAACCTCGGCGCGACCGGGGCGGCGATCCTCATCGTGATCGTATTGCTGCTGCTGGGGTCGCTGCTGGACGGCATGGCCTTGATGTTGCTGACCGTCCCGATCTTCCTGCCGATGATGGCGGGGCTGGGCCTCAGCCCGATCTGGTTCGGGATTTTCGTCGTCCGCACGATCGAGCTCGGTCTTGTCCATCCGCCGCTCGGCATGAGCGTCTACATCATCCAGGGGATCGCCAAGGATGTGCCGCTCGGCACGATCTTCCGCGGCGTGATGCCGTTTCTGCTGTCCGATTTCCTGCACATCGCGCTGCTGATCGCGGTGCCGGCGACGGTCATGTGGCTTCCCGGGATGCTCGCCCGATGA
- a CDS encoding ABC transporter substrate-binding protein: MTMVRAVRAALAMVGMLVLASCGAQTEPGHYVLRYASPYTPGHPLSRADQTWMRWIERASGGRIEVRPSWAGGLISSEHNMVELRHGVADVATITPIYAKGGTHAIRGQAGFYGGERSIDQQVAVYRCLAAEFPVLNQEVAGLHVLAVQGGNVLGIVTRGRPVRRLEDLRGMRLRAPGELVPLLRELGADPLDMPMSDVYPAMAKGVIDGVVAPADTLKSLHFGEVARYFNQVRIARGGYPARAIGFVALRRLPPDLQAIVRRSQTVWEAAIARELGAAETSGAAYGRSEGMQFVPFDPASQARFDRLYNAQAARAAQHLRAFGIDGGPIFGRAQAVLAAINAGRPPDCAVATSK; this comes from the coding sequence ATGACGATGGTTCGCGCGGTCCGCGCTGCGTTGGCGATGGTCGGAATGCTCGTGCTGGCGAGTTGCGGCGCGCAAACGGAGCCCGGCCATTATGTCTTGCGCTATGCGTCACCCTATACGCCGGGGCATCCGCTCAGCCGTGCGGACCAGACGTGGATGCGTTGGATCGAACGGGCCAGCGGCGGACGCATCGAGGTGCGGCCGTCCTGGGCCGGCGGCCTCATCTCGTCCGAGCACAATATGGTCGAACTGCGCCACGGCGTGGCCGATGTCGCGACGATCACCCCGATATATGCCAAAGGCGGCACCCACGCCATTCGCGGTCAGGCCGGCTTCTATGGCGGTGAGCGATCGATCGATCAGCAGGTCGCCGTCTATCGTTGCCTCGCGGCGGAGTTCCCGGTCCTGAACCAGGAGGTCGCGGGATTGCACGTGCTCGCCGTGCAGGGCGGGAACGTTCTCGGCATCGTCACGCGGGGAAGGCCGGTGCGTCGGCTGGAGGATCTGCGCGGAATGCGGTTGCGTGCGCCAGGTGAATTGGTGCCGTTGCTGCGCGAACTCGGTGCCGATCCGCTCGATATGCCGATGTCCGACGTCTATCCCGCGATGGCCAAGGGGGTGATCGATGGCGTGGTCGCGCCGGCCGATACGCTCAAGAGCCTGCATTTCGGCGAGGTGGCACGCTATTTCAATCAGGTGCGAATCGCGCGGGGCGGGTATCCCGCGCGAGCGATCGGCTTCGTCGCCTTGCGTCGTCTGCCCCCGGATCTGCAGGCGATCGTGCGGCGTAGCCAAACCGTTTGGGAAGCGGCGATCGCCAGGGAACTGGGAGCGGCGGAGACGAGCGGGGCCGCCTACGGACGTAGCGAAGGAATGCAGTTCGTTCCGTTCGATCCCGCATCGCAAGCCCGCTTCGATCGGCTTTACAACGCTCAGGCCGCCCGGGCTGCACAGCATCTGCGGGCCTTCGGCATCGACGGCGGTCCGATCTTCGGTCGCGCTCAGGCCGTTCTGGCGGCGATCAACGCCGGCCGGCCCCCGGACTGTGCTGTCGCAACGTCCAAATGA
- a CDS encoding MarR family winged helix-turn-helix transcriptional regulator encodes MTIEPPAAVKEGAADDPVEMGRLNGFIGFRLRRIQNHLSRSFSERTQEYGLRSGALSALAIIEANPGISQAVVAREIGMDASAAVALLDELGQNGWTKRVRVANDRRRYAIHLTDQGKIMLDRVFEILAETEDAALRSLTSSELLMLNRALDGIYQSCFRG; translated from the coding sequence ATGACGATCGAACCTCCAGCCGCCGTCAAAGAGGGTGCGGCCGACGATCCGGTGGAGATGGGCCGGTTGAACGGCTTTATCGGCTTTCGCTTACGGCGGATCCAGAATCATCTTTCGCGCAGTTTTTCGGAGCGCACTCAGGAATATGGTCTGCGCAGTGGAGCGTTGAGCGCCCTGGCGATCATCGAGGCCAATCCCGGAATATCGCAGGCGGTCGTCGCACGCGAGATCGGCATGGATGCGTCGGCGGCGGTCGCCTTGCTGGACGAACTCGGCCAGAACGGTTGGACCAAGCGCGTCCGCGTCGCCAACGACCGGCGACGTTATGCCATCCATCTCACGGACCAGGGCAAAATCATGCTCGATCGCGTTTTCGAGATCCTCGCGGAAACCGAGGATGCCGCTCTTCGATCGCTGACCTCGAGCGAACTCCTGATGCTGAACCGTGCGCTCGACGGTATCTACCAGAGCTGCTTTCGCGGCTAG
- a CDS encoding MFS transporter has translation MTNTTSAPGIGMGLTAIFAVACGLMVANLYYAQALIGEIAPALGLHGGAAGLIVTLTQLGYGAGLFFVVSLADRVENKRLILLLTVGACLGLFGTWMAADAIQFLFFSFMTGFCSVGAQVMVPLAAHLAPEHSRGRVVGNIMGGLITGIMLARPLANGLAAVAGWRAIFGLSAISMAALALLIARTIPERRPEPELRYGQLLRSSLSLLVNTPAIRRRAAYQATMFATFNLFWTAVPLLLARQFGLGQGGIALFALAGAGGALAAPIAGRLGDRGHVRAGTAAALASAIVAFLIAGWAAAAQALIMLAAAAVLIDGATQLNQVLGQRVLFSINPKARGRINSVYMTAMFLAGALGSTLATLSLDWGGWTATTSAGALLATAAFLLFLTEPDIWNRDHPGSSDTGPSG, from the coding sequence ATGACGAACACGACGAGCGCGCCGGGCATCGGCATGGGGCTAACCGCCATATTCGCCGTCGCATGTGGCCTGATGGTGGCGAATCTCTATTACGCTCAGGCGCTGATCGGCGAAATCGCGCCGGCGCTGGGCCTCCATGGCGGGGCCGCTGGATTGATCGTCACGTTGACCCAGCTGGGTTATGGCGCGGGCCTGTTCTTCGTGGTCTCGCTGGCGGACCGGGTCGAGAACAAGCGGTTGATCCTGCTGCTCACGGTGGGCGCATGCCTTGGACTGTTCGGCACCTGGATGGCGGCCGACGCAATACAATTTCTGTTCTTCTCCTTCATGACGGGCTTCTGCTCGGTCGGCGCGCAGGTCATGGTACCGCTCGCTGCCCATCTGGCGCCCGAGCACAGCCGCGGCCGGGTGGTCGGCAACATCATGGGCGGGCTGATCACCGGGATCATGCTGGCCCGCCCCCTGGCGAACGGGCTCGCCGCCGTGGCGGGCTGGCGTGCGATCTTCGGGCTGTCGGCAATTAGCATGGCCGCGCTAGCGTTGCTGATTGCCCGCACCATTCCGGAACGACGCCCCGAGCCAGAATTGCGATACGGGCAGCTTTTGCGGTCCAGCCTTTCCCTGCTGGTGAACACGCCGGCAATCCGGCGACGCGCTGCCTATCAGGCGACGATGTTCGCGACGTTCAACCTGTTCTGGACGGCAGTGCCCTTGCTGCTCGCGAGGCAGTTCGGCCTCGGACAGGGTGGCATCGCGTTGTTCGCGCTCGCCGGCGCGGGCGGTGCCCTCGCTGCCCCGATCGCCGGACGGCTCGGGGATCGCGGGCACGTTCGGGCGGGAACGGCGGCGGCGCTCGCCTCGGCGATCGTCGCCTTCCTGATCGCGGGTTGGGCCGCTGCGGCGCAGGCGCTGATCATGCTCGCGGCGGCCGCTGTCCTGATCGATGGCGCGACGCAGCTGAATCAGGTGCTTGGCCAGCGCGTACTCTTCTCGATCAATCCGAAGGCGCGCGGACGCATCAACTCGGTCTACATGACCGCGATGTTCCTCGCGGGAGCCCTTGGCTCCACGCTTGCCACCCTAAGCCTGGACTGGGGAGGTTGGACGGCGACGACGTCGGCGGGCGCGCTATTGGCCACGGCGGCCTTCCTGCTCTTTCTGACCGAGCCCGATATCTGGAATCGAGATCATCCGGGATCGTCCGATACCGGTCCGTCCGGGTGA